From one Neofelis nebulosa isolate mNeoNeb1 chromosome 4, mNeoNeb1.pri, whole genome shotgun sequence genomic stretch:
- the TNFSF9 gene encoding tumor necrosis factor ligand superfamily member 9, protein MCPRADAVPDPEAQRPPAPPGPACRPLPWALSVALLLLLLAGTCAACWLSAWVAPAAPGPSLPRVPEQPPDARARLPDSPQAVFAQLVAQDVQLTEGPLRWYSDPALAGVFLGPGLTYDQHSRELMVAEPGVYYVFLHLKLQRVVSSFGSGSVSLALHLQPLGAGAAALALTLDLPPPSPKAPDSASGFRSSLLHLGAGQRLGVHLRAEAGAHPAWQLAQGATILGLFRVATKVPAGLSLPPWPIDTGPGYPPPDRE, encoded by the exons ATGTGCCCCCGCGCCGACGCCGTCCCGGACCCCGAGGCCCAGCGGCCGCCCGCGCCCCCCGGCCCCGCCTGCCGCCCGCTGCCCTGGGCCCTCAGCGtcgcgctgctgctgctgctgctcgcCGGCACCTGCGCCGCCTGCTGGCTCAGCGCCTGGGTCGCGCCCGCGGCCCCCGGCCCCAGCCTCCCCCGCGTCCCCGAGCAGCCGCCCGACGCCCGCGCCCGCCTCCCCGACTCTCCGCAG GCCGTGTTCGCGCAGCTGGTGGCCCAAGATG tACAGCTGACTGAAGGGCCCCTGCGCTGGTACAGCGACCCAGCCCTGGCAGGGGTGTTCCTGGGGCCCGGCCTGACCTACGACCAGCACTCGCGAGAGCTGATGGTGGCAGAGCCTGGCGTCTACTATGTCTTCTTGCACCTGAAGCTGCAGCGGGtggtgtccagcttcggctcgggcTCTGTCTCCCTTGCCCTGCACCTGCAGCCCCTGGGCGCGGGCGCTGCGGCCCTGGCCCTGACCTTGGACCTGCCGCCTCCATCCCCCAAAGCCCCGGACTCAGCCTCTGGTTTCCGAAGCAGCCTGCTGCACCTGGGCGCAGGCCAGCGCCTGGGCGTTCACCTGCGCGCAGAGGCGGGGGCACACCCTGCCTGGCAGCTTGCGCAGGGCGCCACGATCTTGGGCCTCTTCCGAGTGGCCACCAAAGTCCCCGCTGGACTCTCCCTGCCGCCATGGCCCATTGACACCGGGCCCGGGTACCCCCCGCCGGACAGAGAATGA
- the TUBB4A gene encoding tubulin beta-4A chain, producing MREIVHLQAGQCGNQIGAKFWEVISDEHGIDPTGTYHGDSDLQLERINVYYNEATGGNYVPRAVLVDLEPGTMDSVRSGPFGQIFRPDNFVFGQSGAGNNWAKGHYTEGAELVDAVLDVVRKEAESCDCLQGFQLTHSLGGGTGSGMGTLLISKIREEFPDRIMNTFSVVPSPKVSDTVVEPYNATLSVHQLVENTDETYCIDNEALYDICFRTLKLTTPTYGDLNHLVSATMSGVTTCLRFPGQLNADLRKLAVNMVPFPRLHFFMPGFAPLTSRGSQQYRALTVPELTQQMFDAKNMMAACDPRHGRYLTVAAVFRGRMSMKEVDEQMLSVQSKNSSYFVEWIPNNVKTAVCDIPPRGLKMAATFIGNSTAIQELFKRISEQFTAMFRRKAFLHWYTGEGMDEMEFTEAESNMNDLVSEYQQYQDATAEEGEFEEEAEEEVA from the exons ATGCGGGAAATCGTGCACCTGCAGGCCGGCCAGTGCGGCAACCAGATCGGAGCCAAG TTTTGGGAGGTGATCAGTGATGAGCACGGCATCGACCCCACCGGCACATACCACGGAGACAGTGACCTGCAGCTGGAGAGAATCAACGTGTACTACAATGAGGCCACAG GAGGAAATTATGTTCCCAGAGCCGTGCTGGTGGACCTGGAGCCGGGCACCATGGACTCTGTCCGCTCTGGCCCCTTCGGCCAGATCTTCCGGCCCGACAACTTTGTTTTTG gCCAGTCGGGAGCCGGCAACAACTGGGCCAAGGGCCATTACACGGAGGGCGCCGAGCTGGTGGACGCCGTCCTGGACGTGGTGCGCAAGGAGGCCGAGAGTTGTGACTGCCTGCAGGGCTTCCAGCTGACCCACTCGCTGGGCGGGGGCACGGGGTCCGGGATGGGCACCCTCCTCATCAGCAAGATCCGCGAGGAGTTCCCCGACCGGATCATGAACACCTTCAGCGTGGTGCCGTCGCCCAAGGTGTCGGACACGGTGGTGGAGCCCTACAACGCCACGCTGTCGGTGCACCAGCTGGTGGAGAACACGGACGAGACGTACTGCATCGACAACGAGGCCCTGTACGACATCTGCTTCCGCACCCTGAAGCTGACCACGCCCACCTACGGCGACCTCAACCACCTGGTGTCGGCCACCATGAGCGGCGTCACCACCTGCCTGCGCTTCCCGGGCCAGCTGAACGCCGACCTGCGCAAGCTGGCCGTGAACATGGTGCCCTTCCCGCGCCTGCACTTCTTCATGCCGGGCTTCGCGCCGCTCACCAGCCGCGGCAGCCAGCAGTACCGCGCGCTCACGGTGCCCGAGCTCACGCAGCAGATGTTCGACGCCAAGAACATGATGGCCGCGTGCGACCCGCGCCACGGCCGCTACCTGACGGTGGCCGCCGTGTTCCGCGGCCGCATGTCCATGAAGGAGGTGGACGAGCAGATGCTGAGCGTGCAGAGCAAGAACAGCAGCTACTTCGTCGAGTGGATCCCCAACAACGTCAAGACCGCCGTGTGCGACATCCCGCCGCGCGGCCTCAAGATGGCCGCCACCTTCATCGGCAACAGCACGGCCATCCAGGAGCTGTTCAAGCGCATCTCGGAGCAGTTCACGGCCATGTTCCGGCGCAAGGCCTTCCTGCACTGGTACACGGGCGAGGGCATGGACGAGATGGAGTTCACCGAGGCCGAGAGCAACATGAACGACCTGGTGTCCGAGTACCAGCAGTACCAGGACGCCACGGCCGAGGAGGGCGAGTtcgaggaggaggcggaggaggaggtggcctag